One Lucilia cuprina isolate Lc7/37 chromosome 4, ASM2204524v1, whole genome shotgun sequence DNA segment encodes these proteins:
- the LOC111674575 gene encoding uncharacterized protein LOC111674575: MRVFVLLCIVAVACANQSGYNYQPVGHGSDSVPSYAGSQGGADYGAGTQGAPSYAGPQGDFGQASHNDAAYAPQAELDKEFFTYSANEDDFNDPAASNQLANSVKQGLRVVFIKGPENKGLEDAALALAKQAGEQKTAIYVLNKQADLGSLADKLNNINKNNNNKPEVHFVKYRTPEDAANAQRAIQGQYDSLGGHSQSHDGGVAPVLNFASNAPVASHGAASSPSSSYLPSSIFRRL, from the exons atgcGTGTATTTGTATTGCTTTGTATAGTGGCTGTAGCCTGTGCCAATCAATCCGGTTACAATTATCAACCAGTGGGTCACGGTTCAGATAGCGTACCAAGTTATGCCGGATCACAAGGTGGTGCTGATTATGGTGCTGGAACACAAGGAGCACCTAGCTATGCTGGTCCTCAAGGAGATTTCGGTCAGGCTTCTCATAATGATGCTGCCTATGCTCCTCAAGCTGAACTCGACAAGGAATTCTTCACATATAGTGCCAATGAAGATGATTTCAATGATCCCGCTGCTTCTAACCAATTGGCCAACTCTGTAAAACAAGGCCTTCGTGTTGTTTTCATCAAGGGACCTGAAAACAAGGGTCTTGAAGATGCTGCTCTTGCTTTGGCCAAGCAAGCTGGTGAACAAAAGACCGCTATCTATGTGTTGAACAAGCAAGCTGATCTCGGTAGTTTGGCTGACAAATTGAACAACAttaataagaacaacaacaacaaacccgAAGTTCACTTTGTCAAATACCGTACTCCCGAAGATGCTGCCAATGCTCAAAGGGCTATCCAAGGCCAATACGATTCATTGGGAGGCCATTCTCAATCTCATGATGGTGGTGTAGCTCCTGTTTTAAACTTTGCCTCAAATGCTCCTGTTGCTTCTCATGGCGCTGCTTCCTCTCCATCTTCCTCATAC CTCCCATCATCAATTTTCCGTCGTTTGTAA